Genomic window (Mustela erminea isolate mMusErm1 chromosome X, mMusErm1.Pri, whole genome shotgun sequence):
GCCTTAAAAAGGTAGTGGAGCTCTTATATCAGATCCTACTCCACTACAGAAGAAgtatatatgtgaaatatgtgCTATGAAATAAGATTGCACTGTTTACAGACTACTCTTTATTATAGAAGTTACACACCCCCActgagaaaatgtaaaagaatccACAAAGAAGTATATAAAAAGAGAGCACAAATCACCCATAAGCCCACCAATCATCCAATCGTAcccacttttaatattttggtgtatatTGTTCCATAATATTTgctatgcatacatacatataagtaGCTACAcacatattactttttaaaattagaacctCTGCAAGTTATATTTTGTAACCTGCCTTTTTCACACAccaatatattataaaaacactTCCATTTCAATAAACTATGGTTGacaaggtattttatttcttctgcatgTTTACAAAGGTTTCTCtaatttttctgaatattattaattaatacatgactattaaagagaaaatttaaatatataaacacaacaCTTAGAAAGTAAAAGTTGCCTTTATATTAAATGTTCATTCTCAAATATATCCTGTGGGAATAGTTCAGTGTATATTCATTCGCATTTCTACTATGATATAGAAACACAATAAGACCCCACAATAAGATGGCATTGGATATAATATGGTGGGTGATGGGGTATGGGGAAAGGCAGAAATGGAAGGATGACATTTAAGCACCAGTATAGAGTAAACAACTGTTACAAGGTGGCCTCAGAACTCAGTGGAGTCCCTGAGGGATTTGGATTTTGCACCCAGCTAACCAAGAGGCTCACATCATTCATTCATATCTTAATAACACAACCTGAAATTTTATAGGAATTAATTTTGTGGACTATAAGTATGTTATGGTGCAATTTAATTATatgctcatattttatttatttatatattcatttttaaaagaggattttatttgtttttttgacagacagagatcacaagtaggcagaaaggcaggcagagagagagagagagagagagagagaagcaggctcctcgttgagcagagagcccgatgtggggctcgatcccaggaccctgagatcatgacctgagccaaaggcagaggcttaacccactgagccacccaggcgcccctatatgctTGTATTTTAAATGctcccaaataaatatatgtatgtggtGACAGAAATGCAGTTCTAGATATCTTAACTTTCAATTTGtctttgtttatatatatgtatgcacaatATAATGGttactttccatttctaattGGTACATACCATTGGTGTAGTTTGAATTGTTTTAACAGAATCCATGACGTTTGCCTTCTTTATCCCCTATCAAAATAATCTGGGAAAATATTTGGCTCATGAgaatgtgcacacacgtgtgtaaATGTGCACGTGCACATGCTTGGGTACATATCTGCTATTGCCTAGAAcaattctctctctgtgttccttCATTGCTGCTTTTCAGTTGGGGCTTCTCTTTGTTTATCCAAGTCCAAGTCAAAGGACTGATGCTAGGAATTCAGATCTATGGACTTTGGTGTGGCAAATCATTGTGAGtaccattaaatattttcttaggaTGGGTACCTAAAAATGGCTTTATAGGCTCAAGAGAATGCGTATTTCAAATACTTAGCAATTGCTTAACTAACTCCTGTCCAGAAAGGTTGACCAATTCAGATTCCATGACCTGGAAATTGGTGAGAAAATCCTTGGGGTTAAGTGCAGAACATGTCAGAAAGTCCTTACACTGACCCTGCTTTCAGATGATAGCCACTGGCAATAGAATTAAACCCCCCTAAGGAGGAGCAAAAGGACTTCTACCCAGCAAGGCAGCAAGAGACAGGCTAGGGTGATGATAAGACCACAAGGCCTAGGTTCAGTCCGACTGGTATTCTTTCCTGCCCACCCTCCATCTAGGTCCTGCCCACCCTCTGAGGCTCaggtcaagtttttttttttgtttgtttgtttggttggtttttttcatattgtttttgtttttgtttttgttttccctgcttgAAGCTTTCTCTGACTATTTTGGGCTAACTGGTCATTGACTTCTCTGAGTTCCTGTTGGCCTGGCCATCCACTCTTTCCTTTAGATTTCTTGAAATAGCCTTGTGTGAAGGAGACTTTTCAGCTATCTCATTGATTCTACCTTTAGTGTGAACCCACAGGGAATGTGACCCACTCTCAGGATAGACTTAGAGAAGAGGCACAAGTGGGACTTGGATTTGGGCTCCAGGTCCTTTGGGCAGGATATTCTAGGGTCTTAGGTATCTAGAGTGTGGtctagaaggaaataaatgagggCTCCAGGTAAAAACATCTTGCCCCACTGACTCTTCACTAACCTGGGGAAGAAGCCATCCAGAAGAGGGTCAGATGCTGACCCTCTAAAAGTGGGCCCTTGGGCTGAGGCCTTTTCTGCTCAGATATAAGGAGACAATGCCTTTGGGcatattgttttaattctttgtttagaataagaaatgtgtgtatatgtatacataatggaaatgaattatataaaatagaaatgaaaatattttccttgtggttggttggtttgagaatataaaatgagataatggcAGTAAAGCATCTTTCACTTTTCAGGACATTCTAAGGATTTCTGGAACTATTTTCTTCAAGCTAAAGGAAAGCAGCTATTCAGGATGTTTCAGTTTTCCTACGGACAATATATTGAAATGTTTTACCAATCACAAGcttctttctaaaattctgagagcttgcctgtgctctcctgtTTGGTAGGTAAGTCCAGTGCAGGGAGAGTGACTTAGTAAGGGTCACACAATCTAGGTCTGGCACTGGGACTAACATCTGTCACACCGGTATTCTGTTTGGCAGGTCCGAACCATTTTATCTTGGGTTTTCTGTTACTCAAATACACACTCTTCCCAGAAGTTAGAGAAAATGTGACAGAAGggcaagtgaaataaaaacaacatggagttaaggtttttttctttctacaaaatCTGTTGAGCTCTTTATTCTGCCTCACAAAGGGGCACTCTAActgatacaaaacaaaaatacatgtatgtcTCCTGTTATCTTTTAAATGTTGCCTCTGAGAACTATGTAATTTGTATTGGCAAATTTGTGAATTTGAAAAGACTGAAGTGAGGCTGAAAGGTAATCTGTATCTGTTGAAGATAATATGAGCCAGGTATCATTTAGAATTCCCAAAATTCAGTTCTATGAGGTGTACCCTTATTATGTCCTTTCACATGAGGAAACTTGGGATCCTAATGTGTATTTGACAGCTGACGATTCTGCAGGCAGTGCAGCTGCCTAGGAAATACTGCCATCAGGACTTGGAAGtgaaacatattttgttttttaaaaagttttatatcggggtgcctgggtagctcagagggttaagcctctgccttcattcagctcaggtcatggtcccagggacctgggatggaaacccacatcaggctctgtgctcaaggggagcctgcttcttcctctccctctgcctgccatttcctgGTTGTGCtccactgtcaaataaataaataaaatcttaaaaaaaagttttgtatcattttccccaaatgaaatcccagtataattataataatagcttgcagttttattttttatttatttttaattttttttaaagaaatagcttGCACTTTTAGAACCCTTACAACAGGCCAGGGAACTATTCTCGGAACTGTACATGTGTTAAGTCATTTAACTAAagtaattttgcttttgtcttttctgactATAACAAAAATGTTACTCTTGTTTAAGAAAAGAACGTACAAGTATTGAGAATAAAgtgaaaactaaatttaaaaatgtcactcCTGTCCCAggctccttttttaattttttttttaacacacccCGCTGCCAAACCGACCCTGTTCCACAACAGCCAGGAACCAGACTACAGATGAAATGGAGTCTAGGGGAGGGGCGATGGATGTAGGAGTTCTGTCCTGAGAGCTGAAGGCACCGAAGTGacaattcttaaaagaaatagaaaagtttagTAGCTCCAGAAAAAAAGATGCAGCCCCTCCCTAGTAGTCACAGAAAGACGAATAACATTTTGCCCTCCGGGATAGGCAACAATAACAAAGAATGACAAGTCAGATGTATGGGGGGTGGTATAGGCGGGCCCACTTCTGCCGCGCTTTTGGTGGGAGTGGAGATTGGGGACCAGAGCTCACCGGTGACGTACAATTCACGTGACCAGGAGTCGACGTGTGCAGAAGTCCTGCTAGTCTGGTCCTTGTTCCCGTCTGGGTACCAGATTTCCTTTAGCAGTGCAGACGGTGGAGCCTGACGCCAGGGAAAAGAGGAGCCAACTTCTCGGAATTTTGCAGGTTGGTGTCAAAATAGGTACTGCTTGGGGATTTCTAGGGTGGGAGTGGCCTAGCGCAGAAACTTGTGAGGGAACCCTGGTCAAAACCATCCCTCCACCGCCCTCCTCCAAGTCTGCAGGGAATGATGACCCCTGGGAAAGGGACTAGGAGTCCCGGGAGAAGAACAAGGAGACCtgtgattgtttaaaaaataatcatcctCTGCCACTTCAGACCGCTTTCCCAAGACCTACCCTCCCCCGCCAACCCGCGCCTCAGTCTTAAAGATAGTTTGGAAATAATCTGTTTGTCCTACTCCCTGTCTGATGGGAAATTCGAGCTAACTTACACTGTGGGGCGAGGAGAGaagtgggagaaacagaaagtGGGGAAGTTTTCATAACCAAATACCTTAATAAGGAAAAAGGTACGAGGTGCGGGTGGGCCCACCAAGCgctcgcccctcccccaccctccccccttaCTCCaaccctccctctacccctagcGTTTCCCGTTTGTCCGCAGGTCTGCAGGTCTGTCGTTCCGAGCACTACACAAGGCtagaaaaggggaggaagaaaccGATCGGATCAGTACAGGTAGGTGAGGGGAATATTTTAAAGACCCTTGAGGTGGAGTGGGGCGAGAGTGGGACAGAGGTTGTGGGCTCCACTgttctaccccacccccaccccatccccaccccgcGCCTGTTCTCCCTACCCATTCGGTTCTAGGAGGATCTTGCGTTTTGCCTTGTGCGAAGAAACTTGTTGGGGAGGGCCTTGaaaagggctggagggagggaggagagagaggtaaGGAGGTGGAACGTGGAGGTTAGAACCTCAGGCTCAGGGAAGCCCTGATTGCTAATTAAGTCTCCCAAGTGGAAGATATTTAATGATAGCTCTGAATCGAAGAAAGTAAATGATGAGAGACTTCTGTCCAGAGCACTGGTTCATTCACCAAGCCTTTGACTTAACGGTCACCTTGCTTTCTAGAAGTAATTGCATTCAAAGAGGAataaagcaggagaaaagaaaggaagaggaaaggaaagaaggaagaaagagaaactcacaAGATGAAACCCTGtcaaaaaattgaaggaaaaccagaaaatgagAGTGAACCAAAGCTTGAGGAAGAGCCAAAGCCTGAGGAAaagccagaggaggaagaagagccccaggaggaggaaaaaacagaaggaaCTTTTAGAGAGAGGCTGATTCAGTCTCTCCAGGaatttaaagaagatatacacaaCAGGCATTTAAGCAAGGAAGATATGTTTAGAGAAGTGAATGAAATAGATGAGATAAGGAGAGTAAGAAACAAACTTATAGTCATGCGTTGGAAGGTTAACCGAAATCATCCTTATCCCTATTTAATGTAGTTTgccttggttttaattttttctgatattaacaTTGTCatatagctttcttttgatttgcattttcctgatataCCTTTGTCCATCTTTCTACTTTTAACTTGTTGCTATTAGTGATTTTAGATGTATCTCTTGTTAATCTGCATCTCATTGTTTATCATATTTTGAACCAATATACAAGTCTCTATTTTAGGAGAGCTTTACTCATTTGTACAAAAAGAGGTTCCtaacaggatataaaatgaaaaaaaggttaCTTGGTAATATGTAAATGTCACATTTTTGAAAGGAAGACTACATCTGTATATTACATATGTGcacagaaaaaaattgtgaaggaTGAAAGACAAAAAGTATAGTCAGTGGTAGGATTATGAGTAATTTTTTATCctgcttatttgtatttttccttattcCTAGAATGTACACACATTAttgctaaaataataaaagttttataacAAAAAAGAAGTGATCTTCAGGACTCAAtcaatttatttctaaagatacTGGGGCACTTAATATATGTGGACAGAATTTTAGAAGCAAACGTGAACTCCAGGTTACCACTAGACCACTACTTAGATAGAAGAATaaattttttctatcttttctcatccataaaatagagataataatctCTAAGGGATCATGTGAGGACCAAATAAGGTAATGACTGTGTGCTCTATTTTAACAGGTTATTTCCCCCATCTGCCCAGGTAGGATCCCAACTGCCAAGGGCTTTTTATCAGCTATTTGGAACGATGGATAAAGCAGTTCTTACCCGAGCTTAAGAATAAATccagacaggggcgcctgggtggctcagtgggttaagcctctgcattcggctcaggtcacgatcccagggtcctgggactgaggcccacatcaggctctttgctcagcggggaacctgcttccccttctgtctctgtctgcctctctgcctacttgtgatctctctcaatgtcaaataaataaataaaatcttaaaaaaaaaatccaggcagcTGTTAGGTGGGTGCCCCATTGTTTCTTTCCTGTGGTGCCTGCTccacctccctttcttctccccttgtTACTATCATGTATATTGGGTAGTTTGTCCCCTTCATCCAGGCCCCTACCTATCTGCTCATGATGTTCTGGATTTCTCAAATAGTGAAGCCCAGTTGGGTGAATCCTCAGACTGACCTATGACCTACAGAAGTGGGAAGAATGTCCATTTTTTCAGTTTAGATAGATAGTTATGAAGGGCAACTTGGGCCATGATATCTTAAAGATATCTCGACAGTGAGGAATTTTAGCCACAAGCCTGAACTTCCCCCATAAGACTGACATGATGGGTCAATTTGGGGATTGGACCAGAAGGCAAATTTGAGTAACAGACATTATGCTTTAGTCAGAATTGCTTCACTTTGAGCCTAAAGATTATGGTTTTATCTTCTGATGATTTCCTTAGGGTGAGTGATCTCTCCCAGATGACTGGTGGCAGCCCTCTTTGCCAGTTCCACAGATGCCTCTAGACCTGTGTAAATTTTAAAGGGAGGTTCAAGTCAGATTTGGGGATACTGCCCTCCTTGCTTGGAAATGCAAAAGTGCTATTGAAGCCTAAATCTGTATATGTATCTACCTATACATATCAATGGCTCATAGTTTTTTCAGttgtgtgttattttatttttcctctgataCTCTTTCTGGGTCAATTCATGACTCCAGACTATTCTTCAAGGCTGCAACAGCCTGATGGATGCTGGTCGGGCTGGATTCTGACTGGAATGAGATAAGCTTGCAGCAGCTCAATGCCAGTTGACAAGACAGGGTGAATCCACCCCCCTGCACCCCGTGCTCAGAGGGGCAGTGCTCAAGTAGTATGTGTAAAGGCTCATCCAAGTTacatttctctttggtttctctGCTCTAGCCTGCAGCAGGCACCAGACTCTCTGAGGCTGGTGGCCAAATTGTCCTGGACACACTTAACCTGGAGGATGACAA
Coding sequences:
- the TCEAL9 gene encoding transcription elongation factor A protein-like 9 yields the protein MKPCQKIEGKPENESEPKLEEEPKPEEKPEEEEEPQEEEKTEGTFRERLIQSLQEFKEDIHNRHLSKEDMFREVNEIDEIRRVRNKLIVMRWKVNRNHPYPYLM